A single genomic interval of Noviherbaspirillum cavernae harbors:
- the nudB gene encoding dihydroneopterin triphosphate diphosphatase, with protein sequence MNYKIPESVLVVIHTADLEVLLIERADKPGYWQSVTGSKDSVDELLIETARREVFEETGIRVGTLSLNKEADCGDVPADNLRDWHVSNIYEIYPVWRHRYAPGVTRNTEHVFGLRVPSDISIKLAPREHLNHMWLPYQEAADKCFSPSNAEAILQLPKFIDAS encoded by the coding sequence ATGAACTACAAGATCCCCGAATCGGTCCTCGTCGTGATCCATACCGCCGATCTCGAGGTGTTGCTGATCGAGCGCGCGGACAAGCCGGGCTATTGGCAGTCGGTGACCGGTTCGAAAGACAGTGTGGATGAACTCCTGATCGAGACGGCGAGGCGGGAGGTGTTCGAGGAAACGGGAATCAGGGTTGGCACATTGTCATTGAATAAAGAAGCGGATTGTGGCGACGTACCTGCGGACAATCTGCGCGATTGGCATGTTTCCAATATCTATGAAATCTATCCGGTGTGGCGGCATCGCTACGCGCCTGGCGTGACAAGAAATACGGAGCATGTTTTCGGCTTGCGGGTGCCGAGCGATATTTCAATCAAGCTTGCTCCGCGCGAACATCTCAACCATATGTGGCTGCCTTATCAAGAGGCTGCCGACAAGTGCTTTTCGCCATCCAATGCGGAAGCGATTTTGCAGCTGCCGAAGTTCATCGATGCATCTTGA